In one Massilia endophytica genomic region, the following are encoded:
- a CDS encoding methyl-accepting chemotaxis protein has protein sequence MFDNIRIRTLVLGVIATLTVLMLGIGGMGMYSSSNSVRLLKQITLADERNGNERDAIRLAMETNRSQVLQALQHNPTLEWSKMHDHPLTNHYKLIDAASEEVAARWKRYLEGISTSDERALAEEWYSKSDGLGLAHIKAASDAIKAEQWDDAQQVLIKKINPSYRVGDGALKALSELAERRAEEHAAEVDASLERFRYLTIAAVASGIVLSVLAGLVLVRSISRPLSQAMELAEHVAAGNLSGHIPSHYGNEIGTLLTALDRMRQNLSGIVAEVRASTDTISSASGQIAAGNSDLSHRTGEQAGSLEETASAMEELTGTVRENSDRAHQANMLAQSASAVAVKGGVVVSQVVDTMGSINDSSKRIVDIIGVIDGIAFQTNILALNAAVEAARAGEQGRGFAVVASEVRNLAQRSASAAKEIKELIDDSVNKVDSGARLVDQAGETMREIVTSIERVTGIMSEITHASQEQTSGLDQIHEAIMQMDGLTQQNVALVEEAAAAADSLHAQADKLSKVVSVFTLDEAAAKPKAVVTPMARKPAPSRQLSKTSAVARVKPAARATRAVANGSDSDWEEF, from the coding sequence ATGTTCGACAATATCAGGATCAGGACTCTCGTGCTAGGGGTCATCGCTACGCTGACGGTGCTCATGCTGGGAATCGGCGGCATGGGCATGTACAGCTCATCGAATTCGGTCCGGCTGCTCAAGCAGATCACCCTGGCCGATGAACGCAACGGCAATGAGCGCGACGCCATCCGCCTGGCGATGGAAACCAACCGCAGCCAGGTACTGCAGGCGCTGCAGCACAATCCCACCCTGGAATGGTCCAAGATGCACGACCACCCGCTCACCAACCACTACAAGCTGATCGATGCCGCCTCGGAGGAAGTGGCGGCGCGCTGGAAACGCTACCTCGAAGGCATCAGCACGAGCGACGAGCGGGCGCTGGCCGAGGAGTGGTACAGCAAGAGCGATGGACTCGGCCTGGCGCACATCAAGGCCGCTTCCGACGCAATCAAGGCGGAGCAGTGGGATGATGCCCAGCAGGTGCTGATCAAGAAGATCAATCCGAGCTATCGCGTGGGCGACGGCGCGCTCAAGGCGCTGAGCGAGCTGGCCGAACGCCGCGCGGAGGAGCATGCGGCGGAGGTGGATGCGTCGCTCGAACGCTTCCGCTACCTGACCATTGCGGCCGTGGCGAGCGGCATTGTGCTCAGCGTCCTCGCTGGCCTGGTGCTCGTGCGCAGCATCTCGCGTCCGCTTTCGCAGGCAATGGAACTGGCGGAGCACGTGGCGGCGGGTAATCTGAGCGGCCATATTCCAAGCCATTACGGCAACGAGATCGGCACCTTGCTGACGGCGCTGGACAGGATGCGCCAGAACCTCTCCGGCATCGTCGCTGAAGTAAGGGCGAGCACCGATACCATTTCCAGCGCCTCGGGCCAGATCGCGGCGGGCAATTCAGACCTCTCGCACCGCACCGGCGAACAGGCCGGCTCGCTGGAGGAAACGGCATCGGCGATGGAGGAGCTGACGGGAACGGTGAGGGAGAACTCGGACCGGGCGCACCAGGCGAACATGCTGGCGCAGTCGGCATCGGCCGTGGCGGTGAAGGGCGGCGTCGTGGTCTCGCAGGTGGTCGATACCATGGGTTCGATCAACGATTCCTCCAAGCGCATCGTGGACATCATCGGCGTGATCGACGGTATCGCTTTCCAGACCAACATCCTGGCGCTGAATGCGGCGGTCGAAGCGGCGCGCGCGGGCGAGCAGGGGCGCGGCTTTGCGGTCGTGGCTTCCGAAGTGCGCAATCTGGCCCAGCGCTCCGCCAGCGCGGCGAAGGAGATCAAGGAGCTGATCGACGATTCCGTGAACAAGGTGGACAGCGGCGCGCGCCTGGTGGACCAGGCAGGCGAAACGATGCGCGAAATCGTCACGAGCATCGAGCGCGTCACCGGCATCATGAGCGAGATCACCCACGCCAGCCAGGAGCAGACCAGCGGGCTGGATCAGATCCACGAGGCCATCATGCAGATGGACGGGCTGACCCAGCAGAACGTGGCCCTGGTGGAGGAGGCCGCGGCGGCCGCCGATTCCCTGCACGCGCAGGCGGACAAGCTGTCGAAGGTGGTGAGCGTGTTCACGCTGGACGAAGCCGCGGCGAAACCGAAGGCCGTGGTGACGCCGATGGCGCGCAAGCCCGCACCTTCACGCCAGTTGAGCAAGACCTCCGCTGTGGCGAGGGTGAAACCGGCCGCCAGGGCGACGCGCGCCGTGGCCAATGGCTCGGATTCGGACTGGGAAGAGTTCTAA
- a CDS encoding thymidylate synthase, protein MQQYQELIKTVLEQGSWQDNRTGIRTLSVPGAMMRFDLRDGFPAVTTKKLAFKSVVGELCAFLRASRSAADFRALGCKVWDQNANENAQWLANPYREGLDDLGPVYGVQWRQWPGYKVLDAAEGAKIADALRNGFRQVAPLEENGVKKVLLYKAIDQLRECLDTIVNNPSSRRILFHGWNPAVLDQVALPACHLLYQFIPNATTKELSLCLYVRSNDIGLGTPFNIAEGAALLALVARLTGYTPRWFSYFIGDAHIYENHMEMVQEQLRREPLPLPQLVISGRVPSFAQTGKYEPEWLEKIEPSDFVLEGYQHHPPLTAPMAV, encoded by the coding sequence ATGCAGCAATACCAGGAATTGATCAAGACCGTGCTCGAACAGGGCAGCTGGCAGGATAACCGCACGGGCATCCGCACCCTGAGCGTTCCCGGCGCCATGATGCGCTTCGACCTGCGCGACGGCTTCCCCGCCGTGACCACCAAGAAGCTGGCGTTCAAGTCCGTGGTGGGCGAACTGTGCGCCTTCCTTCGCGCCTCGCGCAGCGCGGCGGATTTCCGCGCCCTTGGCTGCAAGGTGTGGGACCAGAACGCAAACGAGAATGCGCAGTGGCTGGCCAATCCCTACCGCGAAGGCCTGGACGACCTGGGTCCCGTGTACGGCGTGCAGTGGCGCCAGTGGCCGGGCTACAAGGTGCTGGATGCAGCCGAAGGCGCGAAGATCGCGGACGCGCTGCGCAACGGCTTCCGCCAGGTGGCGCCGCTCGAAGAGAACGGCGTGAAGAAGGTACTGCTGTACAAGGCCATCGACCAGCTGCGCGAGTGCCTGGACACGATCGTGAACAATCCCTCCAGCCGCCGCATTCTCTTCCATGGCTGGAACCCGGCGGTGCTGGACCAGGTGGCGCTGCCCGCCTGCCATCTGCTCTATCAGTTCATTCCGAACGCGACGACGAAGGAGCTCTCGCTCTGCCTCTATGTGCGCAGCAACGACATCGGCCTGGGCACGCCTTTCAACATCGCCGAAGGCGCAGCCCTGCTTGCGCTGGTGGCACGCCTGACCGGCTACACGCCCCGCTGGTTCAGCTACTTCATCGGCGATGCGCACATCTACGAGAATCATATGGAGATGGTGCAGGAGCAGCTCAGGCGCGAGCCGCTGCCCCTGCCGCAGCTGGTGATCTCCGGGCGCGTGCCCTCCTTTGCGCAAACGGGCAAATACGAGCCCGAATGGCTGGAGAAGATCGAGCCTTCCGACTTTGTGCTGGAAGGCTACCAGCACCACCCGCCGCTCACGGCCCCGATGGCCGTGTAG
- a CDS encoding DEAD/DEAH box helicase: MSFQALKLIDPLLRTLESLGYDKPTPVQQQAIPAVLAGRDLLAAAQTGTGKTAGFALPLLQRLTMEGGKAAPQSVRCLVLAPTRELAEQVYESFRRYGGNLPLRSSVAYGGVAIDPQLAKLRKGLDVLVATPGRLLDLHRQGAVNFGELQTLVLDEADRMLDLGFAQDLDALFAVLPAERQTLLFSATFSDAIRAMAGKLLSNPVSVQASPVNAAARTVRQMVYTTDKKTKPALFLHLLRTKRWGQALVFVKTRKGADQLVSQLQAEGISADAIHGDKPQPARLRALERFKAREVQLLVATDVAARGLDIQALPLVVNFDLPTVAEDYVHRIGRTGRAGAEGEAVSLVCADEVELLRAIETLTRQVLKRDEVPGFEADHRVPSTGTPAAGAKPSQAARRASAARPGRPMAPQGLPKGAVIVAGGKGAKAAAKAAAKNVAKAMARGGRSPGGRSGKR; encoded by the coding sequence ATGAGCTTCCAGGCACTCAAATTGATCGATCCGCTGCTGCGCACCCTGGAATCCCTGGGCTACGACAAGCCCACACCGGTGCAACAGCAGGCCATTCCCGCCGTGCTGGCCGGACGCGACCTGCTCGCCGCCGCGCAGACCGGCACCGGCAAGACGGCAGGCTTCGCCCTGCCCTTGCTGCAGCGCCTCACCATGGAGGGCGGGAAGGCCGCGCCGCAATCGGTGCGCTGCCTGGTGCTGGCGCCGACACGCGAGCTCGCGGAACAGGTCTACGAAAGCTTCCGCCGCTATGGCGGCAACCTGCCGCTGCGCAGTTCCGTCGCCTACGGCGGCGTCGCCATCGATCCCCAGCTGGCCAAGCTGCGCAAGGGTCTTGATGTACTGGTGGCCACGCCGGGCCGCCTGCTCGACCTGCACCGCCAGGGCGCCGTAAACTTCGGCGAGCTGCAAACCCTGGTGCTGGACGAGGCGGACCGCATGCTGGACCTGGGTTTTGCGCAGGACCTGGATGCCCTTTTCGCCGTGCTGCCCGCCGAACGCCAGACCCTCCTTTTCTCGGCCACCTTCTCCGACGCGATCCGCGCCATGGCGGGCAAGCTGCTGAGCAATCCCGTTTCCGTACAGGCCAGCCCGGTCAACGCCGCTGCCCGCACCGTGCGCCAGATGGTGTACACGACCGACAAGAAGACCAAGCCCGCGCTCTTCCTGCACCTGCTCCGCACCAAACGCTGGGGCCAGGCGCTGGTCTTCGTGAAGACACGCAAGGGCGCCGACCAGCTGGTATCGCAGTTGCAGGCGGAAGGCATCAGCGCGGACGCCATTCACGGCGACAAGCCGCAGCCCGCACGCCTGCGCGCGCTCGAACGCTTCAAGGCGCGCGAGGTGCAGCTGCTGGTGGCCACGGATGTCGCCGCGCGCGGCCTCGACATCCAGGCCCTGCCGCTGGTGGTGAATTTCGACCTGCCGACGGTGGCCGAAGACTACGTGCACCGCATCGGCCGCACCGGACGTGCGGGAGCCGAAGGGGAAGCGGTATCGCTGGTGTGCGCGGACGAAGTGGAGCTGCTGCGCGCCATCGAAACACTGACGCGCCAGGTCCTGAAGCGCGACGAGGTGCCTGGCTTCGAGGCGGACCACCGCGTGCCGTCCACCGGAACACCCGCAGCGGGCGCCAAGCCTTCCCAGGCCGCCAGGCGTGCTTCCGCGGCCAGGCCGGGCCGTCCCATGGCGCCGCAAGGCTTGCCCAAGGGCGCTGTCATCGTCGCCGGGGGCAAAGGCGCCAAGGCGGCGGCCAAGGCAGCGGCGAAGAATGTGGCGAAGGCCATGGCGCGCGGGGGCCGTTCGCCGGGCGGCCGCTCGGGCAAGCGTTGA
- a CDS encoding threonine aldolase family protein, whose protein sequence is MTDAELRQQCHTILPGHRQLTPAQSFAAMAEWCERNGVRADVYGEGDLIQSLERKVAQLLGFEAAVFCITGTMAQVTALRLACMERGSRLVALHPTAHILKHERGNHQLLGHFDALQTGSPHRPFTLDEIKAIPDKLGAVAIELPAREIGGQAPSWEELDAFKAWARQTGTHLHMDGARLWEAAAGYGRSPQDVATGFDSVYVSLYKGIGGMGGALLAGSAEFVARAQEWFRRQGGNVFTRTPYVVSAAMHLDERLAAMPAYFARTQWLYEALRSYSRLAPNPARPQANMLHVHMPVARERALELRNRIAQQHGIWLFNHVMHAQLPDHCYTEWYVGDQTLGLPDERVHAALKLWEEACQ, encoded by the coding sequence GTGACCGACGCCGAACTGCGCCAGCAATGCCATACCATCCTGCCGGGCCACCGGCAGCTCACGCCTGCGCAGAGCTTCGCGGCCATGGCCGAATGGTGCGAGCGCAATGGCGTGCGGGCAGACGTGTACGGAGAAGGTGACCTGATCCAGTCGCTGGAACGCAAGGTGGCGCAGCTTCTGGGCTTTGAAGCAGCCGTGTTCTGCATCACCGGCACCATGGCCCAGGTCACGGCCCTGCGCCTGGCCTGCATGGAGCGCGGCAGCAGGCTGGTTGCCCTGCACCCGACGGCGCACATCCTGAAGCACGAACGCGGCAATCATCAGCTGCTGGGCCACTTCGATGCGCTGCAGACGGGCAGCCCGCATCGTCCTTTCACGCTGGACGAAATCAAGGCCATTCCGGACAAGCTTGGCGCCGTGGCCATCGAACTCCCCGCGCGAGAAATCGGCGGCCAGGCTCCCTCGTGGGAAGAGCTGGACGCCTTCAAGGCCTGGGCGCGCCAGACGGGCACCCACCTGCACATGGACGGCGCCCGGCTGTGGGAAGCCGCGGCGGGCTATGGCCGCAGCCCCCAGGACGTGGCAACCGGTTTCGATTCGGTCTACGTATCGCTCTACAAGGGCATCGGCGGCATGGGCGGCGCCTTGCTGGCAGGCAGCGCGGAATTCGTGGCCAGGGCGCAGGAGTGGTTCCGCCGCCAGGGAGGCAACGTCTTCACCCGCACGCCTTATGTCGTTTCCGCCGCCATGCACCTCGACGAGCGCCTTGCAGCCATGCCGGCATATTTCGCGCGCACACAGTGGCTCTACGAGGCGCTGCGCAGCTATTCCCGGCTGGCGCCGAATCCCGCCCGCCCCCAGGCGAACATGCTGCATGTTCATATGCCCGTTGCCCGCGAGCGCGCGCTGGAACTGCGCAACCGCATCGCGCAGCAGCACGGCATCTGGCTGTTCAACCACGTCATGCACGCCCAGCTGCCGGACCACTGCTATACGGAGTGGTACGTCGGCGACCAGACCCTCGGCCTGCCGGACGAACGGGTGCACGCGGCCCTGAAACTGTGGGAGGAGGCCTGCCAATGA
- a CDS encoding ABC transporter transmembrane domain-containing protein has product MSNSTTSSAATQNSNPPSDTRELKKGSLAAFKGLAPFLKPYRKQFVMAAIALTVAAGATLAIPAAFKQMIDMGFGASAGVRSVEHVNTVFLVLFAVSAVLALATGARFYTVSWLGERVTADIRSAVYRHVVQQSPAFFETTQTGEVLSRITTDTTLIQAVVGSSISMALRNMLLFLGGLVMLFVTSPKLSSIIIGLLVLTVLPIVLFGRRVRKLSRDSQDRIADASAMAGEILNAMPTVQAYTHEHIETSRFASSVENAFGTAMRRIRARALLTMLAIVLVFGAIVFVLWLGAHAVLEGSMTGGDLGQFILYASIVAGSIGALSEVMGEAQRAAGATERLLELMSVQSEIQPPAQPLPLPPRAANGAALTLADVTFSYPSRPETEALSHLSFDIRPGETVAIVGPSGAGKTTLFQLFLRFYDPQQGTIRLDGVDIRQLGLHTLREAIGIVPQDTVIFSADAMENIRYGRPDASDEEVIQAAKLAAAHEFIERLPNGYKAFLGERGVRLSGGQRQRIAIARALLKNPPLLLLDEATSALDAESERLVQSALEAAMVGRTTVIIAHRLATVQRADRILVMEDGKVVEMGTHQSLVAMGGIYANLAALQFHNVHVVH; this is encoded by the coding sequence ATGAGCAACAGCACCACCAGCAGCGCCGCCACCCAGAACAGCAATCCGCCCAGCGACACCCGCGAACTGAAAAAAGGCAGCCTGGCCGCCTTCAAGGGCCTGGCGCCCTTCCTGAAGCCCTACCGCAAGCAGTTTGTCATGGCGGCCATCGCCCTGACTGTCGCTGCCGGGGCCACGCTGGCCATTCCCGCGGCCTTCAAGCAGATGATCGACATGGGCTTTGGCGCCTCGGCGGGCGTGCGCAGCGTGGAGCATGTGAACACGGTGTTCCTGGTGCTGTTCGCGGTGTCCGCCGTGCTCGCCCTGGCGACGGGGGCACGTTTTTATACCGTGTCCTGGCTGGGCGAGCGTGTCACGGCCGATATCCGCAGCGCCGTCTACCGCCACGTGGTGCAGCAGAGCCCCGCCTTCTTCGAGACCACGCAGACGGGCGAAGTGCTGTCCCGCATTACCACCGATACGACGCTGATCCAGGCCGTGGTGGGCTCCAGCATCTCCATGGCGCTGCGGAACATGCTGCTCTTCCTGGGCGGCCTGGTGATGCTGTTCGTGACCAGCCCCAAACTCTCCTCCATCATTATCGGCCTGCTGGTGCTCACCGTGCTGCCCATCGTGCTGTTTGGCCGCCGCGTGCGCAAGCTTTCGCGCGATTCGCAGGACCGCATCGCCGACGCTTCGGCCATGGCGGGCGAAATCCTGAACGCCATGCCGACCGTGCAAGCCTACACCCACGAGCACATCGAAACGAGCCGTTTCGCGTCCTCCGTCGAAAACGCCTTCGGCACGGCCATGCGCCGCATCCGCGCCCGCGCCCTCCTCACCATGCTCGCCATCGTCCTGGTGTTCGGCGCCATCGTGTTCGTGCTGTGGCTGGGCGCCCATGCGGTGCTGGAGGGCTCGATGACGGGCGGCGACCTGGGACAGTTCATTCTCTACGCGTCCATCGTGGCGGGCTCCATCGGCGCCCTGTCCGAAGTGATGGGCGAGGCGCAGCGCGCCGCTGGCGCCACCGAGAGGCTGCTGGAGCTGATGTCGGTGCAGTCCGAGATCCAGCCGCCTGCCCAGCCGCTGCCGCTGCCGCCGCGCGCGGCCAATGGCGCCGCGCTGACGCTGGCGGATGTGACCTTCTCCTATCCGTCGCGCCCGGAAACTGAGGCGCTGTCGCACCTGTCCTTCGATATCCGCCCTGGCGAAACGGTCGCCATCGTCGGTCCGTCCGGTGCGGGCAAGACCACCCTCTTCCAGCTCTTCCTGCGCTTCTACGATCCGCAGCAGGGCACCATTCGCCTCGACGGCGTGGATATCCGCCAGCTCGGCCTGCACACCCTGCGCGAAGCCATCGGCATTGTGCCGCAGGATACGGTGATCTTCTCTGCCGATGCGATGGAGAACATCCGCTATGGCCGTCCGGACGCGAGCGACGAAGAGGTGATCCAGGCGGCGAAGCTGGCCGCGGCCCATGAATTCATCGAGCGCCTGCCGAACGGCTACAAGGCCTTCCTGGGCGAACGCGGCGTGCGCCTCTCCGGCGGCCAGCGTCAGCGCATCGCCATCGCGCGCGCACTGCTCAAGAATCCGCCCCTGCTGCTGCTGGACGAAGCCACCAGCGCCCTGGATGCGGAATCCGAGCGCCTGGTGCAGTCCGCGCTCGAAGCCGCCATGGTCGGCCGCACCACCGTCATCATTGCGCACCGCCTGGCCACCGTGCAGCGCGCCGACCGCATCCTCGTCATGGAAGACGGCAAAGTGGTCGAAATGGGCACGCACCAGTCCCTCGTGGCCATGGGCGGCATCTACGCCAACCTGGCCGCGCTCCAGTTCCACAACGTCCACGTAGTTCATTGA
- a CDS encoding lipocalin-like domain-containing protein, which translates to MRALLLLVLVLCQPLLAAPPAYAPVRPGATLAFPRDFGAHPEFRTEWWYATGWLTTAEGKSIGYQVTFFRSATAHDADNPSRFAPKQLIIGHAAVSDPAIGKLLHDQRSAREGFGLAYAATADTDVKLDDWRMWRNPEGSYAVDIRAAEFTLQLTLTPTQPILLHGVNGYSQKGPRPGQASYYYSKPQLATRGTVTMKGRSVAVSGKTWLDHEWSSQVLDEQAAGWDWLGANLDDGGALMAFQIRSRQGGKLWAHATWRDASGKITHYAPDQVSFTPQARWRSPRTNAEYPVATRIVTGATVWDAAPLQQDQELDSRRSTGAVYWEGATTVQRGGQPAGHGYLELTGYVRPMKL; encoded by the coding sequence ATGCGCGCCCTGCTGCTTCTCGTTCTTGTGCTGTGCCAGCCGCTGCTCGCCGCGCCGCCCGCCTATGCGCCGGTGCGTCCCGGCGCCACCCTCGCGTTTCCCCGCGACTTCGGCGCGCATCCGGAGTTCCGCACCGAGTGGTGGTATGCCACCGGCTGGCTCACGACGGCCGAGGGCAAGTCCATCGGCTACCAGGTCACCTTCTTCCGCAGCGCGACGGCGCACGACGCGGACAATCCCAGCCGCTTTGCGCCCAAACAGCTCATCATCGGCCACGCGGCGGTATCCGATCCCGCCATCGGCAAGCTCCTGCACGACCAGCGCAGCGCCCGCGAAGGCTTCGGCCTCGCCTACGCCGCGACCGCCGATACGGACGTGAAGCTGGACGACTGGCGCATGTGGCGCAATCCGGAAGGCAGCTATGCCGTGGATATCCGCGCCGCCGAATTCACGCTGCAGCTCACATTGACGCCCACGCAGCCCATTCTGCTGCATGGTGTGAATGGCTATTCCCAGAAAGGGCCGCGCCCCGGGCAGGCGAGTTATTACTATAGCAAGCCGCAGCTGGCCACCAGGGGCACGGTCACGATGAAGGGGCGCAGCGTGGCGGTGAGCGGAAAGACGTGGCTCGATCATGAGTGGTCCAGCCAGGTGCTGGACGAACAGGCGGCGGGCTGGGACTGGCTGGGCGCAAACCTGGACGACGGCGGCGCCCTCATGGCTTTCCAGATCCGCAGCAGGCAAGGTGGTAAACTATGGGCCCACGCGACATGGCGCGACGCATCCGGTAAGATCACGCATTACGCTCCGGACCAGGTCAGCTTCACCCCGCAGGCGCGCTGGCGTTCTCCCCGCACCAATGCCGAGTATCCGGTTGCGACCCGGATCGTGACCGGCGCCACCGTGTGGGATGCCGCCCCGCTGCAGCAGGACCAGGAGCTCGATTCGCGCCGCTCGACGGGCGCCGTGTACTGGGAAGGTGCGACCACCGTGCAGCGCGGCGGCCAGCCCGCCGGCCATGGCTATCTGGAACTGACGGGCTACGTCCGCCCCATGAAACTGTAG
- a CDS encoding ABC transporter permease — MPLKLTRWLLFGEWRAHPLRALMAVAAITVGVSLGFAIHLINAAAFNEFSTAIKSLSGQADVQVSGAEALFDEDIYPRLATRDAVAVASPILEFDASRPGGKPPLKIIGLDVFRAGFISPDLIGAPADGDSFDTLAADAVFLSPAALSWLGVQPGATALFQSGTQPVSLRVAGSLQRTRVGQRIGVMDIGAAQWRFNRLGKLSRVDLKLRDGVNRDAFRAALAAELERDFPGRFRVGQPNDEDQESRNSKLSRAYRVNLSVLALVALFTGAFLVFSTQALSVMRRRSQFALLRVLGLERRSLLAQVLLEGLSLGLLGAAAGIAAGYAMAAAALHFFGGDLGGGYFAGVRPEVQFTPVAAGVYFVLGVGVALLGCAAPALEAARAAPAIALKAGADEVALSRLSRAWPALLCLAAAAGMSQLPPVFELPIFGYLSIVLLLVGGIALMPRIASMVFRFAHARWTAATATHPAAPPVPSLTLARLANASGQAGIALGGVLSSFSLMVAMAIMVSSFRVSVDEWLLQVLPADMYARTAGGGATAGLTPREQDALRALPQLARTDFMRFRSISLAADRPNVALLARDIDPAHPERTMVMVGEALAPRGLPPVWVSEAVADLYGVHAGATMRLPLQGALREFFVAGIWRDYARSTGAIQMRRSDYARITGDRDVSDAAMWLAKGATLADAQAAVKGLPFAQALEVAVPSEIRALSLKIFDRSFAVTYLLEAIAIVIGLFGVAATFSAQTLARAKEFGMLRHVGVTRRQVLGILAIEGGSLTALGILTGLLLGWFISLILVHVVNPQSFHWTMEMHYPWPLLGSVAAALLAAAMVTALVSGRQALSGGPIRAVREDW, encoded by the coding sequence ATGCCGCTGAAGCTCACGCGCTGGCTGCTGTTCGGGGAATGGCGCGCCCATCCCCTGCGTGCGCTGATGGCGGTGGCTGCGATTACCGTCGGCGTGTCGCTGGGCTTTGCCATCCACCTGATCAATGCCGCCGCCTTCAACGAGTTCTCGACCGCCATCAAAAGCCTCTCCGGCCAGGCGGACGTGCAGGTCAGCGGCGCGGAAGCGCTGTTCGACGAAGACATCTACCCGCGCCTGGCCACGCGCGACGCCGTGGCGGTGGCTTCTCCCATCCTTGAATTCGACGCTTCCCGCCCCGGCGGCAAGCCGCCGCTCAAGATCATCGGCCTCGACGTGTTCCGCGCCGGCTTCATTTCCCCCGACCTGATCGGCGCTCCTGCCGATGGCGATTCCTTCGACACGCTCGCCGCCGATGCGGTCTTTCTCTCGCCCGCCGCGCTCTCCTGGCTTGGCGTGCAGCCTGGCGCCACGGCGCTGTTCCAGTCCGGCACCCAGCCCGTTTCGCTGCGCGTGGCCGGTTCGCTGCAGCGCACCCGCGTTGGGCAGCGCATCGGCGTCATGGATATCGGCGCCGCCCAGTGGCGCTTCAACCGGCTCGGAAAACTGTCGCGCGTGGACCTGAAACTGCGCGATGGCGTCAATCGCGACGCCTTCCGCGCAGCGCTTGCCGCGGAGCTGGAACGCGATTTCCCGGGCCGTTTCCGCGTTGGCCAGCCGAACGACGAGGACCAGGAAAGCCGCAACAGCAAATTGAGCCGCGCCTACCGGGTGAACCTGAGCGTGCTGGCGCTGGTGGCCCTGTTCACCGGCGCCTTCCTCGTCTTCTCCACGCAGGCCCTGTCCGTGATGCGGCGGCGCAGCCAGTTTGCCCTGCTGCGCGTGCTGGGCCTGGAACGCCGAAGCCTGCTGGCCCAGGTCCTGCTCGAAGGGCTCAGCCTGGGCCTGCTGGGCGCCGCCGCCGGTATCGCCGCAGGCTATGCGATGGCGGCCGCCGCCCTGCACTTCTTCGGGGGCGACCTTGGCGGCGGCTATTTCGCCGGTGTGCGCCCCGAAGTCCAGTTCACGCCGGTGGCGGCCGGCGTCTACTTCGTGCTCGGCGTCGGCGTGGCCTTGCTTGGCTGCGCGGCGCCAGCGCTGGAGGCGGCGCGCGCGGCGCCTGCCATTGCCCTCAAGGCCGGAGCGGACGAAGTCGCCCTGTCCCGGCTTTCCCGCGCCTGGCCCGCCTTGCTGTGCCTCGCCGCGGCGGCAGGCATGTCGCAGCTGCCGCCGGTATTCGAGCTGCCCATATTCGGCTATCTGTCAATTGTCCTCCTGCTGGTTGGCGGCATTGCGCTGATGCCGCGTATCGCCTCCATGGTCTTCCGCTTCGCCCACGCACGGTGGACGGCGGCGACCGCCACGCATCCCGCCGCGCCGCCCGTGCCCTCGCTCACCCTGGCGCGGCTGGCCAATGCTTCTGGCCAGGCGGGCATCGCGCTGGGCGGCGTGCTGTCCAGTTTCAGCCTGATGGTGGCCATGGCCATCATGGTGTCCAGTTTCCGCGTGTCGGTGGACGAATGGCTGCTGCAGGTGCTGCCCGCAGACATGTATGCCCGCACCGCGGGCGGCGGCGCCACGGCGGGCCTCACGCCGCGCGAACAGGACGCGCTGCGCGCCCTGCCACAGCTGGCCAGGACCGATTTCATGCGCTTCCGCTCCATATCGCTCGCTGCCGACCGTCCCAATGTCGCGCTGCTGGCGCGCGACATCGATCCGGCCCACCCGGAACGGACCATGGTGATGGTCGGCGAAGCGCTCGCACCGCGCGGCCTGCCGCCCGTCTGGGTTTCGGAGGCGGTGGCGGACCTGTACGGGGTGCATGCCGGCGCCACCATGCGCCTGCCGCTCCAGGGCGCGCTGCGCGAATTCTTCGTTGCGGGCATCTGGCGCGATTACGCCCGCTCCACGGGGGCCATCCAGATGCGGCGCAGCGACTACGCCCGCATCACCGGCGACCGGGACGTGAGCGATGCAGCCATGTGGCTGGCCAAGGGCGCCACGCTGGCCGACGCGCAGGCCGCCGTGAAAGGACTGCCTTTCGCGCAGGCGCTCGAAGTGGCCGTGCCCTCCGAAATCCGTGCGCTGTCGCTGAAGATCTTCGACCGCAGCTTCGCCGTGACCTATCTGCTGGAAGCCATCGCCATCGTGATCGGCCTGTTCGGCGTGGCGGCCACCTTCTCGGCGCAAACGCTGGCGCGCGCCAAGGAGTTCGGCATGCTGCGCCATGTCGGCGTCACGCGGCGGCAGGTGCTCGGCATCCTGGCCATCGAAGGCGGCTCGCTGACGGCGCTCGGCATCCTCACCGGCCTGCTGCTCGGCTGGTTCATCAGCCTGATTCTCGTGCATGTCGTAAACCCCCAGTCCTTCCACTGGACGATGGAGATGCACTACCCATGGCCGCTGCTGGGCAGTGTCGCCGCCGCGCTGCTGGCCGCCGCCATGGTGACGGCCCTGGTATCGGGACGGCAGGCGCTGTCCGGCGGCCCCATTCGCGCCGTGCGGGAGGACTGGTAA